AATGTTGATTCCTAACCTTGATTTTGAGATTTATGATGGTGGTTATTTGGATGAAACAAAAACCTTCCAGCCATTTATTCCAGATGGGCGTGTAACTATGATCGGTGAGTATACCGGTGAAAAAATGATGGACTTTGTATCCACTATTTCGCTGCATAATGGTGGAATTGATAAACCTTCACCTGGCAAGTTTGCTATCGTTGAGGATGAAAGTCAAAAGAAGAAAAATCCTTACATCGATATAACTACTGGTATTTACGGATTACCTCGTTTGTTCCATCCTGAATGGATTGTGTCTGCAAAAGTATTTTAATTAAAAAGGATTGGAGGATTCCACAATGGATGATAAACAAAAAGCTGCAATAGCATTGGCGCTTAATACGTTGGCCATGCTGGTAAATGGTAATTTCCCCAAACTAGCTGAAGAGTTAAAAGAGGGTGCAAAAGAATTTACTGTTGAAGTACCAAAAGAACCTGAAACCGAAACTCCTAAAGCATAAGGAGGTTTTTTTATGCCTTATACAACTGAAGAATTAGTAAAAGGTAAATCTAAGCTTGAAAATGAGTTTGATTTCAATGCCGAACAACATATTAAGGATGCACAAGCAAAAATTGATATTAAGCTAAGAAGAAAGTATAAAGTTCCTTTTGCTGATCCAGTACCGTCTATTATTGAAAGTATTGCAACAAACTTTGCAGCTGGCTTTGCAATTGAAAAAGACTATTCGGATAGGCCGGAAAAAAACGAGCCATATTTGGCGGAAGTTTTGATTAAACGTGCTGAAGCCGATTTGCAAGATATCCTTGATAATTCTTTGCTGGATGGGATGGAAGGCGTAGAGTATGCGCCTCCTTCACCAGTAGAGCCTTCGGAGCTTGCACGTCCAGCTGTAATGTCTACTACTCCTTACCAAAGCGAAATGGATAGAGTATTAAGCAGATGGCCGTAGAAATCAAAATTGAAACCAAGGAATTAGAGAAGGTTAAAAACGCTTTACAGCTGATGCATGAACGAGGTACGA
This region of Pelosinus sp. IPA-1 genomic DNA includes:
- a CDS encoding phage protein Gp36 family protein produces the protein MPYTTEELVKGKSKLENEFDFNAEQHIKDAQAKIDIKLRRKYKVPFADPVPSIIESIATNFAAGFAIEKDYSDRPEKNEPYLAEVLIKRAEADLQDILDNSLLDGMEGVEYAPPSPVEPSELARPAVMSTTPYQSEMDRVLSRWP